AACACCATGTCGATGACGACGATCTGGGCGACGATGGCGGCGAAGGTCGTGGCCGCCGAAGCCGGCCGCTCATGGTCCCCGCCCTCGATCTCGATATGGATTTCCCGCGTCCCCTTCCACAACAGGAACAGACCGCCGGCCAAGAGGATCAGGTCGCGCCAGGAGACCGGGTGATCGAGCAGGAAGAAAAGCGGTTGGGTGAGCGCGATGATCCAGGTCAGCACCAGAAGTAGCGCGACGCGCATGATCAGCGCCAGCGACAGGCCGATGCGCCGCGCGGTCGTCGCCTGCGGCTCCTTGAGGCGGGAAACGAGCAAGGAGATGAATACGATATTGTCGATGCCGAGAACGATCTCCATCACCGTCAAGGTGACGAAGCTGATCCAGATTTGCGGCGAATAGATCAATTCGATCATCACGGCCCTTCCACTTGTTCGCGCCCGTTATTCGTGCAGGGGCGCACGCTCAGCGCAGGGCGGCGAGCGCGCCGGCCACGCGCGAGAGCCCCTCGCGCAGTTCCGCTTCGCTTGCCGCCGTCGAGATGCGGATGCAGCGGTCGTCGCCGAAGCCGGCCCCGGGTACGGTCGAGACCCGCGCCGCGTCCAGGAAATAGTCGGCCATTTCGGTCGAATCGGTGATCGTCCGCCCGTCGACGGTGCGGCCGAAATAGGCGCTGACGTCGGGAAAGGCGTAAAAAGCCCCGTCCGGACGGCTGACCCTGACATCCGGGACCTTGTGCAGGAGATCGAGCACCAGGTCGCGCCGCGCCTGGTAGGCGGCGCGCATGCGCTCGGTCGCAGCGCCGGCCCCGCGCAACGCAAAGGCTGCCGCAGCCTGGGCGAAGGGATTGGCGCCGCCGGTCAGCGTCGCCTGGATCTTGCGGAGCACCACCGAGACCGGCATCGGTGCCGCCGTATAGCCGATGCGCCAGCCGGTCATGGCAAAGGCCTTCGAGACGCCGTTGATGGTGACGGTGCGCGCCCAGGCGCCTGGAAGCGTCGCGACGCTCGCATGGCGGCCGGTAAAATCGATGCGCTCGTAGATCTCGTCGGACATGATCCACAACTGTGGATGGGCCAATGCCACGTCGATGAGACCGGCAAGCTCGGCGCGGGTATAGACGGCACCGGCCGGGTTGGAGGGCGAATTGAGCATGAGAAGCTTGGATTTCGGGGTCAGCGCGGCGGCAAGCGCCGCGGGCGTGAGCTTGAAGCCTTCCCTCACCCGCGTCTTGACGAAGACCGGGCGACCGCCGGAGAACTCGACCACGCTCGGATAGGCGGCCCAATAGGGCGCCGGGATGATGACCTCGTCGCCGGGCTCCAGGAACGCCATGCAGCAATTGGTGATCGCCTGCTTGGCGCCGTTGGCGACGACGATCTCGTCCGCGTCATACATGAGGCCGTTGTCGCGCCTGAGCTTTTCGGCGGCCGCCTGGCGCAGCTCGGCAATGCCGGCGATCGGCGAATATTTGGTCTGGCCGGCGTCGAGCGCCGCCTTGGCCGCGTCCTTGACCGCGTCCGGCGTGTCGAAATCGGGCTCGCCGATGGTCAGATTGACGATCTCGACGCCGGCCTGCCGCAGTTCGCGCACCTTGGCCGACATCCGCAGGGTGGCGGGCTCCGAAATCTCCCGCGCGCGCCGCGCGACGGCTGCAGGATGCTCGCCCGATTTGTGCTTCTTCCACGCGCTCATGGAAGGTTCGCTTTCGCCGTTGCAGATTGGCGCGCCTTATACGCGAGGGCGGCCGGCGATGAAACCGGAATGACGCAGGCTCTCCGCCGCGCTATAGGCAGAAACGATGGCGCGCATGGCGAAGCATCCAAGTTCGGGCGAGATCGTGACCGTCGGCGGCGGGCCGGCGGGGCTCGCGACCGCGCTCCTGATCGCCTCGGCGGGGGTGCCGGTGCGGCTGTTCGCGCCGCCCGCCGATCCCAACGACACCCGCACCACCGCGCTTCTGCGCGGCTCGGTCGAGGTGCTGAAGGCCGCGGGCGTATGGAACAAGCTCGCCGGCGACGCCGCGCCGCTCAACGTCATGCGCATCGTCGATGCGACCGGAAGGCTGTTGCGGGCGCCGGAGGTGACCTTCGATTGCAGGGAAATCGGCGGCGGTCCGTTCGGCTACAACGTCAAGAACGGCATCCTGGTCGCAGCCTTGGAGAACCGCGCCGCCGCCGTAACGAGCTTGAGCGTCGACCGGCGCAAGATTGCCGTCGTGACACCCGGCGAACAGGCGGTGCGCCTTGAGACCGAGGATGGCGCCGCCTTCTCGACGCCGCTCGTCGCCGCCGCGGACGGGCGCAATTCGCCGTGCCGGAAGGCCGCCGGGATCACCGCTTCGGAGGGCCGCTACGAGCAGATGGCGCTTGCCTTCAACATCGCCCACGAGATCGACCATGACAATGTCTCGACGGAGTTCCACACCGATTCCGGGCCGCTGACCTTCGTGCCCCTGCCCGGCCGCGCCTCGAGCATCGTCTGGGTGGTGCGGCCCGCCGAGGCGCGCCGGCTCATGGCCCTCGACGACGCCGCGCTCGCCGAGGAGCTGCGGCAAAGATCCTATGCCATTCTCGGCGACGTGCTT
The Hyphomicrobiales bacterium genome window above contains:
- a CDS encoding TerC family protein, encoding MIELIYSPQIWISFVTLTVMEIVLGIDNIVFISLLVSRLKEPQATTARRIGLSLALIMRVALLLVLTWIIALTQPLFFLLDHPVSWRDLILLAGGLFLLWKGTREIHIEIEGGDHERPASAATTFAAIVAQIVVIDMV
- a CDS encoding pyridoxal phosphate-dependent aminotransferase → MSAWKKHKSGEHPAAVARRAREISEPATLRMSAKVRELRQAGVEIVNLTIGEPDFDTPDAVKDAAKAALDAGQTKYSPIAGIAELRQAAAEKLRRDNGLMYDADEIVVANGAKQAITNCCMAFLEPGDEVIIPAPYWAAYPSVVEFSGGRPVFVKTRVREGFKLTPAALAAALTPKSKLLMLNSPSNPAGAVYTRAELAGLIDVALAHPQLWIMSDEIYERIDFTGRHASVATLPGAWARTVTINGVSKAFAMTGWRIGYTAAPMPVSVVLRKIQATLTGGANPFAQAAAAFALRGAGAATERMRAAYQARRDLVLDLLHKVPDVRVSRPDGAFYAFPDVSAYFGRTVDGRTITDSTEMADYFLDAARVSTVPGAGFGDDRCIRISTAASEAELREGLSRVAGALAALR
- a CDS encoding UbiH/UbiF family hydroxylase; its protein translation is MAKHPSSGEIVTVGGGPAGLATALLIASAGVPVRLFAPPADPNDTRTTALLRGSVEVLKAAGVWNKLAGDAAPLNVMRIVDATGRLLRAPEVTFDCREIGGGPFGYNVKNGILVAALENRAAAVTSLSVDRRKIAVVTPGEQAVRLETEDGAAFSTPLVAAADGRNSPCRKAAGITASEGRYEQMALAFNIAHEIDHDNVSTEFHTDSGPLTFVPLPGRASSIVWVVRPAEARRLMALDDAALAEELRQRSYAILGDVLAVGPRAAFPISVLTVSAMAARRIVLIGEAGHVVPPIGAQGLNLGFRDAANLAELVADAWRAGKDPGDKALLETYAGRRRADVKARTTAIDLLNRSVLSGFLPLQAARGAGLYLLQRLGPLRRLIMELGIEEPGTASRIMRGEPL